A region of Kribbella sp. NBC_01245 DNA encodes the following proteins:
- a CDS encoding ATP-binding protein — MGLEVDALIGRGLELARLSALVEAVPDRGGALVLRGEPGIGKSALLGHANSLALGKGFRALRATGVESEARLPFAGLHQLVHPLRRGIGALPEPQRDALRAAMGLVDQAAPDTFLIGLATLNLLADAAEVSPLLLIVEDAHWLDHASAEVVSFVARRLESEPILLLAAIRSGTASRLDDAGPAALEIGRLPDAAAAELLDAVAPDLAADARSRVLAESAGNPLALRELPGIAGSAERPMLARPLTERLERAFTARVDELPADTRTALLIAALDDSTSLAEILAAAGLAAAGVTVDALTPAVEARLIELGPGSLVFRHPLMRSAISQAADVPARHAAHRALADVLAEQPDRRAWHRAAATTGTDESTALELEQASDRAARRGGVDAAVAALEQSARLSENRDLRAERLLRAADLAVEAGRRDVVRRLLDEACTLELSPREQARATWIRSSFDDGLSGDNAGPVELAALTDSVAADGDIDLAMRILWGAGMRCFWTEPGPEARKQLVSVADGLPVDEHDPRFLAIPAYVAPIDRGTAVLAGLADVAGGDPQVARFLGSAALQVGAFDLSARFSAAALDGLRAQGRLGLLTRAQAVRAWSSVRLGDLTVGLSAAEEAGRLAQETNQPFMFGLARAVQAEIAALRGDYDQAKALAAEAEQVGRAAGARPVLATVQRARGLTALGEGRYDDAVADLLRMHDPADPSYQLALRCYALSELAEAAIRAGRTDALEQVVRELETFAPSTTSPALHIGLRYVQAILAPSDQAEALFKAALDATNWPLERGRLHLAFGEWLRRQRRAADSRPHLRAARETFDALGVIAWADRARTELRASGETSPRRTADARDQLTPHELSIAELAAEGLTNKEIGQRLYLSHRTVSTHLHRIFPKLGITSRADLPHALRPAG, encoded by the coding sequence GTGGGTCTTGAGGTGGATGCGCTGATCGGGCGGGGCCTGGAGCTGGCGCGGCTGAGTGCATTGGTCGAGGCTGTCCCGGATCGTGGTGGGGCGCTGGTCCTCCGGGGTGAGCCTGGTATCGGGAAGTCGGCACTACTCGGCCACGCGAATTCGCTTGCCTTGGGCAAGGGTTTCCGCGCGCTCAGGGCGACCGGCGTCGAGTCCGAGGCGCGGCTGCCGTTCGCCGGGTTGCACCAGCTTGTGCATCCCCTCCGGCGCGGTATCGGCGCGCTGCCCGAACCGCAACGCGATGCCTTGCGGGCGGCGATGGGCCTGGTCGATCAGGCCGCGCCGGACACGTTCCTGATCGGGCTCGCCACGCTCAACCTGCTGGCCGACGCGGCCGAGGTATCGCCGCTGCTGCTCATCGTCGAGGACGCGCACTGGCTCGATCACGCGAGCGCCGAGGTCGTCTCGTTCGTGGCTCGCCGGCTGGAGTCCGAACCGATTCTGCTGCTCGCGGCGATCCGATCGGGTACGGCCTCGCGTCTCGACGACGCGGGCCCGGCTGCACTGGAGATCGGCAGGCTGCCGGATGCCGCCGCGGCCGAACTGCTCGATGCGGTCGCGCCGGATCTCGCGGCGGATGCCCGGTCGCGCGTGCTGGCCGAGTCCGCGGGCAACCCGCTGGCCCTGCGCGAGCTTCCCGGCATCGCTGGAAGCGCGGAGCGACCAATGCTGGCGCGGCCGCTGACCGAGCGGCTCGAGCGGGCCTTTACCGCCAGAGTCGACGAGCTGCCGGCGGACACGCGCACGGCCTTGCTCATCGCGGCACTCGACGACAGCACCTCCCTCGCCGAGATCCTCGCAGCCGCCGGCCTTGCAGCCGCCGGCGTCACGGTTGACGCTCTGACGCCCGCGGTCGAGGCCCGGCTCATCGAGCTAGGGCCAGGCAGCCTGGTCTTCCGGCATCCCCTGATGCGGTCGGCGATTTCGCAGGCGGCGGACGTTCCGGCGCGGCATGCAGCACATCGCGCGCTGGCCGACGTACTGGCTGAGCAGCCGGATCGGCGGGCGTGGCATCGCGCGGCCGCGACAACCGGAACGGACGAGAGCACTGCTCTCGAATTGGAGCAGGCGTCGGATCGGGCCGCACGCCGCGGTGGTGTGGACGCCGCCGTCGCCGCGCTCGAGCAATCCGCCCGGCTGAGCGAGAACCGCGATCTCCGAGCCGAACGCCTGCTGCGGGCGGCGGACCTCGCGGTCGAGGCAGGCCGCCGGGACGTCGTACGGCGACTCCTGGACGAGGCGTGCACATTGGAACTCTCGCCCCGCGAGCAAGCGCGGGCCACGTGGATCCGGAGCAGCTTCGACGACGGTTTGAGCGGCGACAACGCCGGCCCGGTCGAGCTGGCCGCTCTGACCGACTCAGTAGCCGCCGACGGGGACATCGATCTGGCGATGCGCATCCTCTGGGGTGCCGGCATGAGGTGCTTCTGGACAGAGCCGGGGCCGGAGGCACGCAAGCAGCTTGTATCCGTTGCCGACGGCCTACCAGTCGATGAGCACGACCCGCGCTTTCTCGCCATCCCGGCGTACGTCGCCCCGATCGACCGCGGTACGGCGGTACTGGCGGGTCTAGCCGACGTGGCGGGCGGTGATCCACAAGTAGCGCGTTTCCTCGGGAGTGCGGCCTTGCAGGTCGGGGCGTTCGACTTGTCTGCACGGTTTTCCGCAGCCGCCTTAGACGGCTTACGGGCACAGGGACGACTCGGGCTGCTCACAAGAGCTCAAGCCGTTCGCGCCTGGAGTTCGGTCCGCCTGGGCGATCTCACGGTTGGACTATCCGCGGCGGAAGAAGCGGGCCGACTCGCACAGGAGACCAACCAGCCGTTCATGTTCGGTCTAGCCCGAGCTGTCCAGGCAGAGATCGCTGCACTCCGTGGCGACTACGACCAGGCCAAGGCCCTCGCGGCCGAAGCAGAGCAGGTGGGACGGGCCGCCGGCGCTCGCCCGGTTCTGGCCACCGTGCAAAGGGCCCGAGGCCTTACCGCGCTAGGCGAGGGCCGGTACGACGATGCCGTCGCGGACCTGCTGCGAATGCACGACCCCGCCGACCCGTCGTACCAACTGGCCCTGCGGTGCTACGCCCTCTCCGAACTGGCCGAGGCCGCGATCCGCGCGGGCCGGACCGACGCGCTCGAGCAGGTCGTCCGCGAGTTGGAGACCTTCGCACCCTCCACGACGTCCCCCGCGCTGCACATCGGACTGCGCTATGTGCAGGCCATCCTCGCACCGTCAGACCAGGCTGAGGCGTTGTTCAAGGCAGCACTGGACGCGACGAACTGGCCGCTCGAACGTGGACGCCTCCACCTCGCCTTCGGTGAATGGCTGCGACGCCAACGCCGCGCAGCCGACTCCCGTCCGCACCTGCGAGCCGCCCGCGAGACGTTCGACGCGCTCGGGGTGATCGCCTGGGCCGACCGGGCCCGCACCGAACTACGCGCGTCCGGCGAAACCAGCCCACGTCGTACGGCGGATGCGCGGGACCAACTGACGCCGCACGAGTTGAGCATCGCCGAGTTGGCCGCCGAAGGTCTGACCAACAAGGAGATCGGGCAACGGCTCTACCTCTCCCATCGCACGGTGAGCACCCACTTGCACCGGATCTTCCCCAAGCTCGGCATAACCTCCCGGGCCGACCTCCCGCACGCACTGCGCCCAGCCGGATGA